The following are encoded together in the Neospora caninum Liverpool complete genome, chromosome IV genome:
- a CDS encoding putative 3' exoribonuclease produces MRTMCLQTHSLAGATGSAFVSVGKTKLNCAVYGPRPNTKAASQDRGSINLEFKYAPFATTSKGACNERDSAHLVTLLHQAVNAVVRLDLYRKSTIAVSVLVLEDDGGVISAALTCIGLALADAGIEMLDVLTGASGCAVALEQPDGPPRICVLLDPDADERRAFADKCTVVDLGYCPAQSSACFIHATGPLLASESGEQVGSVCISRQPKPHEA; encoded by the exons ATGCGCACCATGT GCTTGCAAACGCACTCGCTGGCGGGCGCTACGGGatctgccttcgtctctgtgggGAAAACCAAACTGAACTGCGCCGT ATACGGCCCACGCCCGAACACAAAGGCAGCTTCGCAGGATCGAGGCAGCATCAATCTCGAGTTCAAATATGCTCCTTTTGCAACGACCTCGAAGGGCGCGTGCAAC gagcgagacagcgcacATCTGGTCACCCTTCTCCATCAGGCCGTGAACGCAGTCGTTCGGTTAGATCTCTACCGCAAGTCGACGATCGCCGTATCTGTGCTTGTTCTCGAAGATGATGGAG GAGTCATCTCTGCGGCGCTGACATGCATCGGCTTGGCCCTCGCCGATGCCGGCATTGAGATGCTCGACGTCTTGACGGGGGCGTCAGGA TGCGCGGTCGCCTTGGAACAGCCCGATGGCCCGCCCCGCATATGCGTCCTTCTCGACCCTGATGCCGAT GAGCGACGCGCCTTCGCAGACAAGTGCACCGTCGTCGACCTCGGATACTGTCCTGCTCAGTCGTCTGCTTGCTTCATCCACGCAACGGGGCCTCTCCTTGCCTccgagagcggcgagcaGGTGGGCAGTGTTTGCATTTCCCGGCAACCGAAACCGCACGAGGCTTAG